In one window of Erythrolamprus reginae isolate rEryReg1 chromosome 1, rEryReg1.hap1, whole genome shotgun sequence DNA:
- the BMF gene encoding bcl-2-modifying factor isoform X1, which translates to MGEMDPPVYLEDDFSHLDGLDDDVFHSDDCELVSQSSKMAFRGIFTQSKSYNCLLGRFQLFPLTHCCGPGSRHAKQQDKATQTLNASSSSQDIMLPCGVTQEPQRLFYGNAGYRLHVQPIGFTLNPHLQEEPQESLQELRTEVRIARKLQCIADQFHRLHLQRHQQNRNQVWWQILLFLHNLALNVEANRQRVGQR; encoded by the exons GTGAAATGGATCCCCCTGTTTACCTGGAAGATGATTTTTCCCATTTGGATGGGTTAGATGATGATGTATTCCACTCGGATGACTGTGAACTGGTCAGTCAGTCCAGCAAGATGGCCTTTCGTGGCATTTTCACCCAGAGCAAATCTTACAACTGCCTCCTGGGCAGATTCCAGCTCTTCCCACTTACACACTGTTGCGGCCCAGGCAGCCGGCATGCCAAACAACAGGACAAGGCAACACAGACCCTCAATGCCTCCTCTTCCAGCCAGGATATCATGTTACCTTGTGGAGTCACCCAAGAGCCTCAGAGACTCTTTTATG GAAATGCTGGATACCGTTTACATGTCCAACCAATCGGTTTCACATTGAATCCCCATCTCCAGGAGGAACCTCAGGAAAGTCTGCAGGAATTGCGTACCGAAGTTCGGATTGCACGGAAGTTACAGTGCATTGCAGATCAGTTCCACAGGCTTCATCTACAGAGG cacCAGCAGAACAGAAATCAGGTCTGGTGGCAgatccttctcttcctccataaCTTGGCCTTGAACGTGGAAGCCAACAGACAACGTGTGGGCCAGAGGTGA
- the BMF gene encoding bcl-2-modifying factor isoform X2 codes for MDPPVYLEDDFSHLDGLDDDVFHSDDCELVSQSSKMAFRGIFTQSKSYNCLLGRFQLFPLTHCCGPGSRHAKQQDKATQTLNASSSSQDIMLPCGVTQEPQRLFYGNAGYRLHVQPIGFTLNPHLQEEPQESLQELRTEVRIARKLQCIADQFHRLHLQRHQQNRNQVWWQILLFLHNLALNVEANRQRVGQR; via the exons ATGGATCCCCCTGTTTACCTGGAAGATGATTTTTCCCATTTGGATGGGTTAGATGATGATGTATTCCACTCGGATGACTGTGAACTGGTCAGTCAGTCCAGCAAGATGGCCTTTCGTGGCATTTTCACCCAGAGCAAATCTTACAACTGCCTCCTGGGCAGATTCCAGCTCTTCCCACTTACACACTGTTGCGGCCCAGGCAGCCGGCATGCCAAACAACAGGACAAGGCAACACAGACCCTCAATGCCTCCTCTTCCAGCCAGGATATCATGTTACCTTGTGGAGTCACCCAAGAGCCTCAGAGACTCTTTTATG GAAATGCTGGATACCGTTTACATGTCCAACCAATCGGTTTCACATTGAATCCCCATCTCCAGGAGGAACCTCAGGAAAGTCTGCAGGAATTGCGTACCGAAGTTCGGATTGCACGGAAGTTACAGTGCATTGCAGATCAGTTCCACAGGCTTCATCTACAGAGG cacCAGCAGAACAGAAATCAGGTCTGGTGGCAgatccttctcttcctccataaCTTGGCCTTGAACGTGGAAGCCAACAGACAACGTGTGGGCCAGAGGTGA